A stretch of Aedes aegypti strain LVP_AGWG chromosome 2, AaegL5.0 Primary Assembly, whole genome shotgun sequence DNA encodes these proteins:
- the LOC5578757 gene encoding E3 ubiquitin-protein ligase rnf146, which yields MAESLENSGASIASSSSAELEPQTSPDDGDEHKHHSPAEETGEKSDPEIVKMECPVCLQTCIHPARLPCGHVFCFLCVKGVAFKNRRCAMCRRDIPPSYLEHPQLVNGLREVEKAAKANDGAEHQWYYEGRNGWWQYDERTSQELEESYQKKERFCKILVAGFLYIVDFEHKCQIRQNDPSRIRRVKRDLATIPKKGVAGLRLETNDLTAGAAPSSNSDGSLNSDDLQAETNLLQMHRNIVVEEAEEEELEEEVRRINLDGSFSSDTNNSANNSFGEEDPIPGSSASGGGEVELTEAINNLNSLTLREQQRSNERVGEPITIRRRVVTDLLALSDSDDDNEDNDHIIL from the exons ATGGCGGAGTCGCTGGAAAATAGTGGTGCCTCAATCGCTTCCTCGTCATCCGCAGAGCTGGAACCCCAAACTTCCCCAGATGATGGCGACGAACACAAACATCATTCCCCAGCAGAGGAGACGGGCGAGAAATCCGACCCCGAAATTG TGAAAATGGAATGTCCCGTCTGCCTTCAAACGTGCATTCATCCCGCAAGGTTGCCTTGTGGCCATGTCTTCTGCTTCCTATGCGTCAAG GGCGTTGCATTTAAGAACCGTCGCTGTGCTATGTGTCGTCGTGATATCCCGCCTAGCTATCTAGAGCATCCACAGTTGGTCAACGGGCTGCGAGAGGTCGAGAAGGCCGCCAAAGCTAATGATGGTGCCGAACACCAGTGGTACTATGAAGGCCGCAACGGTTGGTGGCAATACGACGAACGCACCAGCCAGGAACTAGAGGAATCCTATCAGAAAAAAGAAcggttttgcaaaattttagttgCTGGATTTCTGTACATTGTGGATTTTGAACATAAATGCCAGATACGGCAGAATGATCCGTCCAGGATTCGGCGAGTAAAGCGGGATTTGGCTACGATTCCTAAGAAGGGTGTAGCCGGTTTGAGACTGGAGACGAATGATTTAACTGCTGGGGCAGCTCCCAGTTCCAACTCGGATGGATCGTTGAACTCGGATGACTTGCAAGCGGAAACGAACCTGCTTCAGATGCACCGAAACATCGTGGTCGAAGaggcagaagaagaagaactggaGGAGGAAGTGCGTCGCATCAATCTGGATGGAAGCTTCAGCAGTGATACTAATAATAGTGCAAACAATTCGTTTGGCGAAGAGGATCCGATTCCAGGGAGCTCGGCTAGCGGAGGCGGCGAGGTGGAATTGACTGAGGCGATCAACAATTTAAATTCACTAACGCTGCGCGAACAGCAACGGTCAAACGAAAGGGTAGGAGAACCGATTACGATCAGACGGCGTGTTGTGACCGATCTCCTCGCATTGAGTGACAGTGATGATGATAACGAGGATAACGATCATATTATCCTGTAG